The Tripterygium wilfordii isolate XIE 37 chromosome 1, ASM1340144v1, whole genome shotgun sequence sequence CTTTAGACatccgatatgagtctaaactcaaaCCGCAAGGCCCGCGCACATAGAATTTTCCTACCTGACGACTGGGCAAATTAGGTCAAAACTCAACGCGCGACCACAAAATGTATTGCTCTTAGtagaaatcgaactcaaaaACCTTTCGAGTCCATATGATTGGCCCTAGAGAGATTTACTAAATATgttatcaatctatatatatatatatatataatctacttTTGGAATAAGTTGAAACTTATTAATTTGTGCATCTAATTATAGTAGTAGTAGAGGTGTTTTTGATCCATCAGATTGCAATGATGTGTGTATCACAGGTCATATCGGACATAGATGAGGTCAACAAATATGTGTATACTAGGGTAACTATTTTGTCGCATGTATAAAGTTAATATATACTGTGCTTTGCAATTTTAAAGTTTTTAGGAGTCATGAGGATTAGTCACTTTAAAGTCACCTTTTAATTTGCATAATTTGAGGAAGATGCTTCCCCAAAGTGCAATCCACTTTTACATACAACCTACTCAACAGTTATTAGATTGGTCCAAGTTCCAAAAAGGATATAATTCCtccataaattttctttttattagaGAGTGAATCTCTGTTAAATAGTCATGTAACTAAACTCTTAAACTACGAAATTCTATGATAAATAGACGAGGGTGTGAGTTACAAAGTTCCCCTCTCGTCACACGTGCTGACAAACAATCACTCCACCTTTATTTTCAGTTGTAAcctcatatatttatttataatggTAAATTTATTCAATACACACTCGATAATAATTATAGATTTCTATATTAAAAAAGATTAAAGATACGAAAAAAGTTATTTTCTAAATAACTTTTTTAAGTTTTAGCCATAGAACgaagcaagttaagccttcctATCTCGTTATGGTCCTTATGGACCTCGGCCCGGCCCAGTATGTTAGCTAGCCTTTCTCTATAAATTCCCCAATTCAAAACCCAACAGTACCGCGCACCGCCGTCGGAAGCGAGATTGTGTGTAGATCTCTGTTTCTCAGCCGGCGATGGCGCTTTCTTCTGCATTCCATGAAAGGCTTGAACAAATGGAACACACTAGGAACCAACGCTTCTCACTCCTCCAGGTCCAATTACAAAACTCTTAGTCGCTAACCCTAACAACCTCTGTTTGGTTGCCAAGAAAAACACCTTGAACTGATGTGCTTGAATCTTGATGTCCTATTTTCCTTTCGATCATACGATTTAAGGCAGAGAAATCACTTCAAGCGACCAAGTATGAGGTGTTGGCGTCAAAGCTCACCAACATTCGGTCCATGGAACAAAGGTGCCTGGCGCTCGATCAAAAGATTGCGTCACAGAACTTCAAAATTTCGGTTCTCAATTCTGAGATCGAGAGTCTCGATGCAAAGCACCTTGAAGATTCGCAGAAATTAAGGTTATATGAACATAATACTTATATTTTTTAACTTaattttatcattttcctttGCAATTACTGTCAATTGAGTTGATTTGCTGAGTTATGATTCGAAAATTAGGGATTTGAAAAGTGAGCTGGAAGAGCTAGAGGAGTtggggaaggagaaggagagattTTATGAATTGAAGGGACTGGAAATGACGGATTTCAGGGAGAAAGTGGAGAGGTTTGTTGCTGAATGCAGGACGCGAGTGAACGAATTAAGGAATCATGTTGATGAGGTAAACCCAAGCTAGCTCTGGCATAATTAGCGCTCTGCATTTCTGTGAGTTGAAAATATCCTTGTGTTACCAGGAATGTGAGGATTGTTAATGCAATTAGGATTCCTAATTGCGATCATATTacttaacaaaaaaatcaaaataaggcTCCTTGAATTAGatacaatttaataatttaGTAACTGAAACACTCAAAGTTGCAGAAAACACAGAGATTCATTGATATAATGCATAAAGTAGAAGAGGCACTTGAGATGGGTTCTGATATCTCTAAGCAGCGAAAGGCATTGGAAGATGATCCAGAATACCATCTGATTGTGGATTGTAATGCATTGTCAATTGATATGGAAGCTGTGGTGCTGCCTCTGGACTAATATCAAGTGTGGCATTTACTCCTGTGAAGGGATTTGATGTCAAAAATTCACAGGCTCATGCGCATCAGCTTGACAGTGGAACTCAAAGTACTTACTTCTCTGAAACaggaaatttttcaaaaattaggACGATCTGATCAACAAGCTAATTATCATGAGTTCATTACCGTAGGTGTTTTTGTGAAAATTCAGGGATTATGTAGCTGTGGGGCACTTTTATTGGATAtgaactctcttttttttctttttttctgtatatatatatatattattaatgaCGGGAAACCATAGACTTTTGCTTTTGATGGTTAAAATCTCCTAAGATGTTTCACATTGGCTTGGTCTTTTTCTCAGCTCAGGTCGACGTTTTCGGAACTTCATGGAAACAGTGGACATTTTGACAACTGCAAGATTGCTGCAGCTGAGAAGAGAAAATCTGAACTTGTAGCGATGAAAGAGAGTTTGAACAAGAATTTGGC is a genomic window containing:
- the LOC120010154 gene encoding myosin-6 isoform X3, which gives rise to MALSSAFHERLEQMEHTRNQRFSLLQAEKSLQATKYEVLASKLTNIRSMEQRCLALDQKIASQNFKISVLNSEIESLDAKHLEDSQKLRDLKSELEELEELGKEKERFYELKGLEMTDFREKVERFVAECRTRVNELRNHVDELRSTFSELHGNSGHFDNCKIAAAEKRKSELVAMKESLNKNLASNYQLRAQYEKQLQNILAAHNEDRRTSVAVP
- the LOC120010154 gene encoding synaptonemal complex protein 2 isoform X1, which gives rise to MALSSAFHERLEQMEHTRNQRFSLLQAEKSLQATKYEVLASKLTNIRSMEQRCLALDQKIASQNFKISVLNSEIESLDAKHLEDSQKLRDLKSELEELEELGKEKERFYELKGLEMTDFREKVERFVAECRTRVNELRNHVDELRSTFSELHGNSGHFDNCKIAAAEKRKSELVAMKESLNKNLASNYQLRAQYEKQLQNILAAHNEDRRMKKLNHEAKEQEAAQYNFAPSQVRYSHLIAFLSFLDHPVAYQYAPRFSSKYQYMEPKFTQNFFPN
- the LOC120010154 gene encoding uncharacterized protein LOC120010154 isoform X2; the protein is MEQRCLALDQKIASQNFKISVLNSEIESLDAKHLEDSQKLRDLKSELEELEELGKEKERFYELKGLEMTDFREKVERFVAECRTRVNELRNHVDELRSTFSELHGNSGHFDNCKIAAAEKRKSELVAMKESLNKNLASNYQLRAQYEKQLQNILAAHNEDRRMKKLNHEAKEQEAAQYNFAPSQVRYSHLIAFLSFLDHPVAYQYAPRFSSKYQYMEPKFTQNFFPN